The genome window ACCTACAACTGCCATGGGATCTGATTCAGGGCCCATCATGCAGGTCCCTACTCCGTGATGGTAGCTACCATGCTCACCTCTAGCAAAGTCTGCCCAGTCTTCATCAGGTCCGGGAGATACCAGTTGTCCATAGTACCCTTCCATAGACTCATCATTAATCAAATCATAGATAAACTGCATCGCTGTCAACATGGCATTAAGGTCTTCGGGGTCATGGAGCATCGCGTCATCAATTTCGGGTAAATCGTTTATATCAGTACTGGTAAATCGGATCCTTCCCCTGGCGCGTTGCTCAATAAGATTTGCTGACACAGGCATAAGTGGTGCCATACCTGGAATTTCTGTCGGGGGCCTCTGGAAAATATGGAAATTGCCAGATGGTCGAGATGGGTCACTCTTGTACATCAGTCGGTAACGTGGAATAACCCAGTCTGTCTCAAAATTAGAACGACCTTCAAAAGTCATCGTTAAAGTAGCGTGGTCCTGGTAATTCTCGCCAACTCCCTCTCTTACTAGCACAGGTTCAATACCTAAGTGTTCAAGTTCTTTTGATCGGCCAATTCCTGACAAGGTAAGGATCTGTGGGCTATGGTAAACACCTGCGCTGAGAACTACTTTATCTGCACTTACTGAGCAAATCTCTCCATCCTTGCGGTAAATAACCTCTGTTACATGATTGCCCTCGAATTTCAGCAGCTCGACAGGCGCTTCATCAATAATGTCTAAGTTAGGGCGATCACGAATCGGGTCTATATAGGCAACAACAGTCGATTGGCGAATACCGTCCTTAATATTGTAAGCAGAGCCGCACACGCCAAATGGCTCAGGTACATTCAGATCGGGACAAATAGGCATTCCCATACTTATAGCCCGGTCAATAAAAGCCCTTACAGGCTCAGATGCTTCCATATCCAGCCTGAATGGTCGCTTCACGTAAAGAGGGCCCGAATTACCATGGATGTCCTGATCACCGAAGTCTTCGTCTGTTTCAATACGTTTGAGTATTGGAAGACATTCATCGTAAGACCAACCAGGATTACCCAAAGCCTCCCAAGTGTCCAAGTCGCTTTTTGTTGGTCGCACTACAGCCATTGCATTAACTGACGAGCCACCACCCATTACTCGCCCGCTCACTTTATACAAAGTGCTATCGTCATCAGCTCGTTGTGTTTCATATAAGATGACATATGGAGATTCAAGAACTGCGCGTGTTGCCTGAGAACCATCTGCTATAGATGGTGGCTGCGGCCGGGGGTCAGGTCCAGCTTCCAGTAATAAAACACGTGTTTCAGGGTTTTCACTCAGCCTTGCTGCAGCTACGCAGCCTGCTGATCCTCCCCCAATTACTATAACGTCATAATTCTCATTCTCTGCCATCGGACCTATGCCTCTACTCGCTCTCTCAGTCGTTTGAAAAACTCCTCAATTACCTGAGCTCCAGTAGCTCGGATAACCATATCTCCAATTATTGCGAGTCTCCCTTTTATCTTTACTTCGGAGAAGTAAGACAGTTCCGTATCGTCATTAAGAGGCGACAAGTCCATTGTTATCTCAGCAGTCATAGTGCTATTGGTTAGAGAGTCTTTGCCTTCTACTTCAGCCTTGAGGTGTGTTGGTTCATCTGCTTCGACTATTTGAGCTTGAAACGCGAAGTCTCCTGATACAGGACCAACTTTTGCCTTCATCGCTCCTGTAAATGTCTTGTCGTCAACCATCTCGATGTCTTCGACACCTGGAAAGCATGCTACGAACTGTTCCATATCGAGAACAGTGTCCCAAACTTTCCTTGGCTGTGTTTTAAATTCAACTTTCCCTTGGTACTTCATTAAGTCCTTTCCTTGATTATTAAGTCTTGCTAGCGTCGTAAGTCCCCGCAACACCCGTGCAGTAAGGAATAAAGGCCTTCATGTTGCACTGGGCACCGTTCTTAGCCAGTTCTGCCTCGAATATTTCGTGTATCTCACGTTCCTCGTCTTCGTACTCAACCTGCATCCCGCCATCTTTAATGCTCACATCGCCACCAACAGGCTGATTAGGAGCAATGAAGCCACCGTTTCCATCACGTAATGCCATGTACCTTGCTCGCTTGGTGCCTGAATTAAAATGCTGGTGGTATACCGCATCTCCCGGGATAATAACTATAGTACCGAGTTGCCAATCGCATTTGATCATGTCCGATCGATCTGGCTTTGTCCAAAGCAATGAAAACCCAGAGTCTCCACTCAATAGGAAAAGATGCGCTCCCGGGCCATGACGGTGAGCTTTTTTGTATGTTCCTATAGGAAACTCGGATATGTGATTCCCCATATCATTTTTCCCCATTTCAAGCATCACATTGATTCCACCTGCGCCACGTGCTTTCCAGCCGTATAGTGCCATATCGGGAGC of Dehalococcoidia bacterium contains these proteins:
- a CDS encoding carbon monoxide dehydrogenase subunit G, yielding MKYQGKVEFKTQPRKVWDTVLDMEQFVACFPGVEDIEMVDDKTFTGAMKAKVGPVSGDFAFQAQIVEADEPTHLKAEVEGKDSLTNSTMTAEITMDLSPLNDDTELSYFSEVKIKGRLAIIGDMVIRATGAQVIEEFFKRLRERVEA
- a CDS encoding GMC family oxidoreductase, producing the protein MAENENYDVIVIGGGSAGCVAAARLSENPETRVLLLEAGPDPRPQPPSIADGSQATRAVLESPYVILYETQRADDDSTLYKVSGRVMGGGSSVNAMAVVRPTKSDLDTWEALGNPGWSYDECLPILKRIETDEDFGDQDIHGNSGPLYVKRPFRLDMEASEPVRAFIDRAISMGMPICPDLNVPEPFGVCGSAYNIKDGIRQSTVVAYIDPIRDRPNLDIIDEAPVELLKFEGNHVTEVIYRKDGEICSVSADKVVLSAGVYHSPQILTLSGIGRSKELEHLGIEPVLVREGVGENYQDHATLTMTFEGRSNFETDWVIPRYRLMYKSDPSRPSGNFHIFQRPPTEIPGMAPLMPVSANLIEQRARGRIRFTSTDINDLPEIDDAMLHDPEDLNAMLTAMQFIYDLINDESMEGYYGQLVSPGPDEDWADFARGEHGSYHHGVGTCMMGPESDPMAVVGHDLRVHGIENLYVADASIMPTITHANTNIASILIGERVADFIQMDKSPKP